A stretch of the Bacillus licheniformis DSM 13 = ATCC 14580 genome encodes the following:
- a CDS encoding DUF2691 family protein — MSHKRGVLFEIPNGYGRFLLDILKPVEPADFNWLLADGECYLVENGELSDENLFPQDPQVMTGEAFKKRLEDARYYLIFADLKAFPKDGHPEDVSTYESYMKSSCELIVLTADSSFVTIYCKDQKNLELLYQNAKDCGFKRIEYITDHNDARTGMHV, encoded by the coding sequence ATGAGTCATAAGCGAGGCGTTTTATTTGAAATCCCGAACGGGTACGGGCGCTTTCTTCTCGATATACTGAAGCCGGTTGAACCGGCCGATTTCAATTGGCTGCTTGCCGATGGCGAATGCTATCTCGTGGAAAACGGTGAATTGTCAGATGAAAATCTTTTTCCTCAAGATCCGCAGGTGATGACAGGAGAAGCATTTAAAAAAAGGCTGGAAGACGCAAGGTACTATCTCATCTTCGCCGATCTGAAGGCTTTTCCGAAGGATGGCCATCCCGAAGATGTCAGCACATATGAATCATATATGAAAAGCAGCTGCGAGCTGATTGTGCTTACAGCCGATTCGAGTTTTGTCACGATATACTGCAAAGATCAAAAAAACCTGGAGCTTCTATATCAAAATGCAAAGGACTGCGGTTTCAAGCGGATTGAATATATAACGGATCACAACGATGCCAGAACAGGAATGCATGTGTAG